The nucleotide sequence GGGGGCCGTCTCTATGGGTAGCGCGGGCGCGGCTGTCGAGGTCGAGCTGTCGCGGTACGACCGGCAGATGCGCTTCGCCCCGATCGGCGAGAGCGGGCAGCGGAAGCTGGAGGCGTCGACCGTCCTCGTCGCGGGCGTCGGAGCGCTCGGCTCCTCGCTCGCGCAGCAGATGGCCCGTGCGGGCGTCGGCCGGCTGCGGCTCGTCGACCGCGACTTCGTGGAGCCGGACAACTTGCACCGCCAATCGCTGTACGACGAGGCCGACGCCGCGTCCTCCGCGCCGAAGGCGCTCGCCGCCGCCGCCCGGCTGCGCGCGATCAACGGCGCGGCGAGCGTGGAGCCGCGGGTAACCGACCTATCGGCGGCGAACGCTTCCGAGCTGACGGCAGGCGTCGACCTCGTGCTGGACGGGACGGACAATGTGGAAACCCGCCTGCTGCTCAGCGACGCCTGCTTCCGCCGCGGCATCCCGTTCGCGTACGGCGGGGCGACGGGCTCGTCCGCGAGCGCCGCGCTGCTCGTTCCCGGCGAGACGGCCTGCCTTCGCTGCCTCATCGGCGGCGAGGCGGACGCCGCGCCGACGGCGAATTGCGATACGGCGGGCATTATCGGTCCGGCGGCGGACGTCGCGGCGG is from Paenibacillus antri and encodes:
- a CDS encoding ThiF family adenylyltransferase, whose amino-acid sequence is MGSAGAAVEVELSRYDRQMRFAPIGESGQRKLEASTVLVAGVGALGSSLAQQMARAGVGRLRLVDRDFVEPDNLHRQSLYDEADAASSAPKALAAAARLRAINGAASVEPRVTDLSAANASELTAGVDLVLDGTDNVETRLLLSDACFRRGIPFAYGGATGSSASAALLVPGETACLRCLIGGEADAAPTANCDTAGIIGPAADVAAALQAVEALKWLTGNREALRRTWITADVWRFALKETRLPAARTDCPFCAPDRGAGEEPPGSRFAAAPPDTVVLCGRDTIQVATGRTVETDREAERLKERLIRRGCAIAAANRYLVRARTPEGASLAIFADGRVLVRGATEPADAWTICLKYVSEETMDEKEERVR